In Cellvibrio polysaccharolyticus, a genomic segment contains:
- a CDS encoding nucleoside permease, with protein MNLNVRLKLSTMMFLEFFIWGAWFVTMGTFLAQAFSATGVQTGMAYNTQAFGAIVAPFIIGLIADRYFAAQKILGVLHILGGALLWFAATSASFEAFYPYILIYMLLYMPTLALVNSVAFRHLPDPAGQFAQIRVLGTIGWIVAGLVIGNLGWESKNTLAYTFQMAAVASILLGVFSFFLPHTPPVVDRSAKVSVRDILGLDALALLKDRRYLIFFIASILICIPLAFYYQNANLFMNDVGVANAATKMSYGQVSETLFMLLLPIFIVRFGIKAALIAGMAAWVLRYVLFAYGDAGDKAWMLILGIVLHGICYDFFFVTGQIYTNYKAGEKIKSSAQGLITLATYGVGMLIGFSLAGVISDAYTVEGARNWFTIWIIPAGIALAVLVLFTLTFKNEKVSRENLKH; from the coding sequence ATGAATCTCAATGTTCGATTGAAACTCTCTACGATGATGTTTCTCGAATTTTTTATCTGGGGCGCCTGGTTTGTCACCATGGGCACCTTTCTCGCCCAGGCATTCAGCGCTACCGGTGTGCAAACCGGCATGGCTTATAACACCCAGGCTTTCGGTGCGATTGTTGCGCCGTTTATTATTGGTTTGATTGCCGACCGTTATTTTGCCGCGCAAAAAATTCTCGGCGTACTGCATATTCTGGGCGGTGCGCTCTTGTGGTTTGCCGCCACCTCGGCCAGCTTTGAAGCGTTCTATCCCTATATTCTTATTTACATGCTGTTGTACATGCCGACGCTGGCGCTGGTTAATTCGGTAGCCTTCCGTCACCTGCCCGACCCGGCCGGTCAATTTGCGCAGATTCGCGTACTGGGTACTATCGGCTGGATTGTGGCCGGTCTGGTGATTGGTAACCTCGGCTGGGAATCGAAAAATACTCTGGCCTACACCTTCCAGATGGCCGCCGTTGCATCCATTTTGCTCGGCGTATTCAGTTTCTTTCTGCCGCACACCCCGCCGGTGGTGGACAGATCAGCCAAAGTCAGTGTGCGTGACATTCTCGGGCTGGACGCGCTGGCGCTGTTAAAAGACCGCCGCTATCTGATCTTTTTCATTGCCTCGATTCTGATTTGTATCCCGCTGGCGTTTTACTACCAGAATGCCAATCTGTTTATGAATGATGTTGGCGTTGCCAATGCCGCCACAAAAATGTCTTACGGCCAGGTGTCCGAGACATTGTTTATGCTGTTGCTGCCCATTTTTATTGTGCGCTTCGGTATCAAAGCAGCGTTGATTGCCGGTATGGCCGCCTGGGTGTTACGTTACGTTCTGTTTGCTTACGGCGATGCCGGTGACAAGGCGTGGATGTTGATTCTCGGTATTGTGCTGCACGGTATTTGCTATGACTTCTTTTTCGTTACCGGGCAAATCTATACCAATTACAAAGCCGGCGAAAAAATCAAAAGTTCTGCTCAGGGGCTGATCACACTCGCCACTTATGGTGTGGGTATGTTGATCGGTTTCAGCCTCGCCGGTGTTATTAGTGACGCCTACACTGTTGAAGGTGCTCGTAACTGGTTTACTATCTGGATTATTCCGGCAGGTATCGCACTGGCCGTATTGGTATTGTTTACGCTGACCTTCAAAAATGAAAAAGTCAGCCGTGAGAATCTCAAGCACTGA
- a CDS encoding MFS transporter has translation MASSSINIGPDGINRKKLFAGACMALLPTAFAFVIISNILGQLKAEFILTNADVGYIGGAALWGMALSLLFLGPLLERFGLKVAAVGAFIFHLIGVTLFLAAAPFAGEPIGFWVLLAGAIGMGIGNGLIEVAGNPLTAALFPENKTTKLNHFHAFFPGGMVLGGLLGWSMVQLGTLGPIAIGHWTIQVGMIYIPILIYGAMLLPEKFPKTELAEAGIPIREMFIYTFTHPLVIALIILKMITLSLELGPMRWISPVLESAGLHGMLVFVWITGLMSVLRLFAGPVVERLAPTGMLFFSAILTAAGLMMFSIFESGLVPLMFAATVFAFGVAFFFPTMVGLMSERFPRSGSLGIVLMIGAGMGASGTIQGVMGGIADRNLPDAMNTQQVVVVLEQVENRYPGYISQAAALPGEEALTNLGYQAPDATNVLNHTEAALAFYRSNGTLDGGLTGNALRSISAGIVPQESALSAEAAAIIAPADNYGGRAAFKWIAPIALIVALFFALMYLYDRKRGGYRAVKLTDKAH, from the coding sequence ATGGCATCCAGCTCTATCAATATTGGCCCTGATGGCATCAACCGCAAAAAGTTATTTGCGGGCGCCTGTATGGCTTTGCTGCCTACAGCATTTGCTTTTGTAATCATCAGTAATATTCTCGGGCAACTCAAAGCCGAGTTCATTTTAACCAACGCCGACGTAGGTTATATCGGCGGCGCGGCGCTCTGGGGGATGGCCTTATCGCTGCTTTTCCTCGGCCCGTTGCTCGAACGTTTCGGTCTTAAAGTTGCGGCAGTTGGCGCGTTCATTTTCCACCTGATCGGCGTTACGCTATTTTTGGCCGCCGCCCCTTTTGCCGGCGAACCGATCGGTTTCTGGGTACTTCTCGCCGGTGCCATCGGCATGGGTATTGGTAACGGCCTGATTGAAGTGGCCGGTAACCCGCTCACTGCAGCGCTCTTCCCGGAAAACAAAACCACCAAGCTGAACCATTTCCACGCCTTCTTCCCGGGCGGTATGGTGCTGGGTGGTTTGCTGGGTTGGAGCATGGTGCAACTGGGCACACTCGGCCCGATTGCCATCGGCCACTGGACCATTCAGGTGGGTATGATTTATATCCCGATCCTGATTTACGGTGCCATGTTGCTGCCGGAAAAATTCCCCAAAACCGAACTGGCCGAAGCCGGCATTCCGATCCGTGAAATGTTCATTTACACCTTCACGCATCCGCTGGTGATCGCGCTGATTATCCTGAAGATGATCACCCTGTCATTGGAACTGGGCCCAATGCGCTGGATTTCTCCAGTGCTGGAATCAGCCGGTTTGCACGGTATGCTGGTGTTTGTCTGGATCACCGGTTTGATGTCGGTACTGCGCCTGTTTGCCGGCCCGGTGGTTGAGCGCCTGGCGCCTACCGGCATGCTGTTCTTCTCGGCCATCCTCACCGCTGCCGGTTTGATGATGTTCTCCATTTTTGAATCCGGTCTGGTGCCATTGATGTTTGCCGCTACCGTGTTTGCCTTTGGTGTGGCTTTCTTCTTCCCGACCATGGTGGGTTTGATGAGCGAACGTTTCCCGCGCTCCGGCTCGCTGGGCATCGTGTTGATGATTGGCGCCGGCATGGGTGCATCGGGCACGATTCAGGGCGTGATGGGCGGCATTGCCGACCGTAACTTGCCAGATGCGATGAATACCCAGCAAGTGGTTGTGGTACTTGAGCAGGTTGAGAACCGCTATCCGGGCTACATCAGCCAGGCAGCAGCTTTACCGGGTGAAGAAGCGCTCACCAATCTGGGTTATCAGGCACCGGATGCTACCAACGTGCTGAATCACACCGAAGCGGCACTGGCCTTCTACCGCAGTAACGGCACACTGGATGGCGGCCTGACCGGTAACGCTCTGCGTTCCATCTCTGCCGGTATTGTGCCGCAGGAATCTGCCCTGTCTGCTGAAGCCGCTGCGATTATTGCACCGGCCGATAACTACGGTGGCCGGGCGGCGTTCAAATGGATTGCCCCGATTGCCCTGATCGTGGCGCTGTTCTTTGCGCTGATGTACCTCTACGACCGCAAACGCGGTGGTTATCGCGCCGTGAAACTGACGGACAAAGCGCACTGA
- a CDS encoding LysR family transcriptional regulator translates to MNRANMDRITAAAVFIRIVEGGSLAAAAGSLGMSRAMVTRYLAEMEQWAGARLLHRTTRRLSLTHAGEQTLTRCRQLLAVAEEVPEVVSPHTAPVQGLVRLACAQSLAQEVLAPAVVEFLRQHPLAGIDLHIDSRAVNLVEERIDLAVRISNNLDPNLIARQLGECPSVVCAAPAYLARRGTPLRPEDLAEHNCLTYSWFGSSLWTFTHVAGEPFSVPVTGNLSANESHVLLAAAVQGGGVTQQPLYAVRHLLAAGKLVALLADHQPQRMGIHAVFQSRRQMSPVLRALIDFLADWFEQAARSPDR, encoded by the coding sequence ATGAATCGAGCGAATATGGACCGCATTACCGCTGCTGCTGTTTTCATCCGGATTGTTGAGGGCGGTAGCCTGGCCGCGGCTGCCGGGTCGCTGGGTATGTCGCGGGCGATGGTGACCCGCTACCTCGCCGAGATGGAACAATGGGCCGGTGCCCGTTTGTTACACCGGACTACCCGACGACTCAGTCTCACCCATGCGGGTGAACAAACCCTGACACGGTGTCGCCAATTGCTGGCGGTGGCTGAAGAGGTACCCGAGGTGGTCAGCCCGCACACCGCCCCCGTGCAGGGGCTGGTGCGGCTGGCTTGTGCGCAATCCCTCGCCCAGGAAGTACTTGCGCCCGCAGTGGTGGAGTTTTTACGACAGCACCCTTTGGCCGGGATTGACCTGCACATCGATTCCCGCGCGGTCAATCTGGTGGAGGAGCGTATCGACCTTGCGGTGCGCATCAGCAACAACCTCGACCCCAATCTTATTGCCCGCCAACTGGGCGAGTGCCCCTCGGTGGTTTGTGCCGCACCGGCGTATCTTGCCCGGCGAGGAACACCGCTGCGCCCTGAAGATCTGGCCGAGCACAATTGCCTGACCTATTCCTGGTTTGGTAGCAGTTTATGGACCTTTACCCATGTTGCGGGTGAACCCTTCAGCGTGCCGGTAACAGGAAACCTCAGCGCCAACGAATCACATGTTTTACTGGCTGCAGCGGTGCAAGGTGGCGGTGTAACCCAGCAGCCTTTATATGCGGTGCGGCATTTACTGGCGGCAGGCAAACTGGTGGCCTTACTGGCGGATCACCAGCCACAGCGCATGGGCATACACGCGGTTTTCCAATCCCGGCGGCAAATGAGCCCGGTGTTGCGGGCGCTTATCGACTTTCTCGCGGACTGGTTTGAACAAGCGGCAAGATCGCCGGATCGTTAA
- a CDS encoding MBL fold metallo-hydrolase: MVKSFIRRLLIAGASLVSVTSLAAEPLTLDTYNPGAAAIFPVSSTLVIGTSEVLLIDAQFQRNDARALVEKIRATGKPLTTVYISHSDPDFYFGLDVVQAAFPDARILATAETVAAIKAKRDRKLAHWGPILQDNAPQSLVLPEALTEPRLHIDGHVLEITGPEAQRSFVWIPALKTVVGGIPVMANIHVWVADTATADKRQQWYKTLDAIESLAPQRVIPGHFLLNKDGSTPDNLQAVAFTRQYLQLFDKEAAAAENAEALIKAMQKHYPELGEEASLELSAKVIKGELQWH; the protein is encoded by the coding sequence ATGGTCAAATCCTTCATTCGCCGTTTATTGATAGCGGGCGCCAGTCTGGTTTCTGTGACCTCGCTGGCGGCCGAGCCGCTAACACTCGACACTTACAACCCCGGTGCTGCAGCAATTTTTCCGGTGTCTTCTACGCTGGTGATTGGCACCAGTGAAGTGCTGTTAATTGATGCGCAATTCCAACGCAATGATGCCCGGGCACTGGTAGAAAAAATTCGCGCTACCGGTAAACCCTTAACCACGGTTTACATCAGCCACAGCGATCCGGATTTCTATTTCGGGCTTGATGTAGTGCAAGCCGCTTTCCCGGATGCCCGCATTCTGGCAACCGCCGAAACCGTGGCGGCCATCAAGGCCAAACGGGATAGAAAACTGGCACATTGGGGCCCGATTCTGCAAGACAACGCCCCCCAATCATTGGTATTGCCAGAGGCGCTGACAGAACCCCGCTTGCATATCGATGGCCATGTGCTGGAGATCACCGGCCCTGAAGCACAACGCAGCTTTGTCTGGATCCCGGCCTTGAAAACCGTTGTCGGTGGCATTCCGGTAATGGCCAATATTCATGTGTGGGTCGCCGATACCGCCACGGCAGACAAACGTCAACAGTGGTATAAAACCCTCGATGCCATTGAATCACTGGCGCCACAGCGGGTTATTCCCGGTCATTTTCTGTTGAACAAAGACGGCTCAACACCGGACAACCTGCAAGCGGTCGCCTTTACTCGCCAGTACCTGCAGCTTTTTGATAAAGAAGCGGCAGCGGCCGAAAACGCCGAAGCACTGATTAAGGCGATGCAAAAACATTACCCTGAACTCGGGGAAGAAGCGTCGCTGGAGCTAAGCGCAAAAGTTATTAAAGGGGAATTGCAATGGCACTAA
- a CDS encoding DsbA family protein → MALTPTPAILHYIFDPLCGWCYAAAPLVTAASAIPQLSLQLHAGGMLTGQNRKAITPAWRDYVIPHDQRIRELSGQPFGTAYFDGLLRDNSAVMDSEPPTIAILAAETLAQRGVEMLHRVQQAHYVEGQRVADQAVLWQLAGEIGLDVSTFTHHYQQLAGNAVQLHIKASRDLLGKVGGRGFPTFVLQINDRLRILDSSRFTGKPDAWREHLQAWLTTEIASTDQILNATAEKRS, encoded by the coding sequence ATGGCACTAACCCCTACGCCGGCAATACTGCATTACATTTTTGACCCGCTGTGCGGCTGGTGCTATGCCGCCGCACCGCTGGTCACGGCAGCAAGTGCAATACCGCAGCTCAGTTTGCAGTTACACGCCGGTGGTATGTTAACCGGGCAGAATCGCAAAGCGATTACGCCCGCCTGGCGCGACTACGTGATCCCCCATGACCAGCGCATTCGCGAGCTGAGCGGCCAACCATTCGGCACTGCCTATTTTGACGGATTGCTGCGGGATAACAGCGCGGTGATGGATTCCGAGCCGCCGACTATTGCCATATTGGCCGCTGAAACGTTGGCGCAGCGTGGTGTGGAAATGTTACACCGGGTACAACAGGCACACTATGTTGAGGGGCAACGCGTCGCCGATCAGGCGGTGTTGTGGCAACTCGCTGGCGAAATCGGGCTGGATGTCAGCACCTTTACGCATCATTATCAGCAGCTGGCCGGCAATGCCGTTCAGTTGCATATCAAGGCGAGTCGCGACCTGCTCGGCAAAGTGGGCGGACGCGGCTTTCCAACGTTTGTATTGCAGATCAATGACAGGCTGAGGATACTCGATAGCAGCCGGTTTACCGGCAAGCCGGATGCCTGGCGAGAACACCTGCAGGCATGGCTGACAACAGAAATAGCCTCGACGGATCAGATACTTAACGCAACCGCCGAGAAGAGGAGCTAA
- a CDS encoding YbaN family protein, which produces MKTLIRYLLMAFAGLCVMLGVIGIFVPGLPTTVFILMAGWAAARSSPRFLAWLENHRLFGPMLRNWRETRSVSRKAKWCAAITMTISAVILFIVQPFPWLAEGVTLFMALVLIWLWRRPEPTAPSPAPQRQA; this is translated from the coding sequence ATGAAGACGCTGATTCGCTATTTGTTGATGGCCTTCGCGGGTTTGTGTGTAATGCTGGGAGTCATCGGTATTTTTGTACCGGGGCTGCCCACCACGGTGTTTATTTTAATGGCCGGTTGGGCTGCCGCGCGCAGCTCGCCGCGTTTTCTTGCCTGGCTGGAAAACCATCGTTTGTTCGGCCCCATGTTACGCAATTGGCGGGAAACCCGCAGCGTCAGCCGCAAAGCCAAATGGTGTGCCGCCATCACAATGACGATCAGCGCCGTCATTCTTTTTATCGTACAACCCTTTCCCTGGCTGGCAGAAGGCGTAACGCTTTTTATGGCGCTGGTGCTTATCTGGTTGTGGCGCCGTCCCGAACCGACAGCCCCCTCCCCCGCTCCGCAAAGACAAGCCTGA
- the yjfF gene encoding galactofuranose ABC transporter, permease protein YjfF has protein sequence MVNRKFIPLIVTCCLFFLLFGIGAAQFEGFGSSRVFFNLLSDNAFLIIAAIGMTFVIISGGIDLSVGAVIALTGVIASVLITQYGWHPLLVFPVVLLLGTLFGATMGALIHYYRLQPFIVTLAGMFLARGLASVISEESLPIDHEFYNEVASFGFMLPGDAWVGSSTLICIAVLIAAIVLAHFTRFGVRVYAMGGDPNSAGLMGIPQAQTTIRIYALSSFLAALAGIVYSFYTFSGYSLAAVGVELDAIAAVVIGGTLLTGGYGYVAGTLIGVLIMGVVQTYISFEGTLSSWWTKIVIGLLLFAFIALQRVMSRTRH, from the coding sequence ATGGTTAATCGTAAATTTATTCCGCTCATTGTTACCTGCTGTTTATTCTTTTTATTGTTTGGTATCGGTGCCGCGCAATTTGAAGGTTTTGGTTCTTCTCGGGTTTTTTTCAACCTGCTCAGTGACAATGCCTTTTTGATTATTGCCGCTATCGGTATGACCTTCGTGATTATTTCCGGCGGCATTGACTTGTCGGTGGGCGCGGTAATTGCGTTAACCGGTGTTATCGCCAGCGTGCTGATTACACAATACGGATGGCATCCACTGCTGGTGTTCCCGGTGGTATTGCTCTTGGGCACCTTGTTCGGTGCCACCATGGGAGCACTGATTCATTACTACCGATTGCAGCCGTTCATCGTTACGCTTGCCGGTATGTTTCTGGCGCGCGGTCTGGCGAGTGTTATCAGTGAAGAGTCTTTGCCGATTGATCATGAGTTTTATAACGAGGTTGCCAGTTTCGGTTTTATGTTGCCGGGTGATGCCTGGGTGGGGTCATCAACGTTAATTTGTATCGCGGTATTGATCGCGGCAATTGTGCTGGCTCACTTCACCCGTTTTGGGGTGCGTGTGTACGCTATGGGCGGCGACCCCAACTCGGCCGGTTTGATGGGCATCCCCCAGGCACAAACCACCATTCGTATTTATGCATTGAGTTCGTTTCTCGCTGCACTTGCCGGTATCGTTTATTCCTTTTACACCTTCTCTGGCTATTCCCTGGCGGCAGTGGGTGTTGAGCTGGATGCGATTGCGGCGGTGGTAATTGGCGGAACCTTGCTGACCGGTGGTTACGGTTATGTTGCAGGAACTTTGATCGGCGTGCTGATTATGGGCGTTGTACAAACTTATATTTCATTTGAAGGCACGCTGAGCAGTTGGTGGACAAAAATTGTTATCGGTTTGTTGTTGTTTGCTTTTATCGCCTTGCAGCGAGTGATGTCGAGAACCAGGCATTAA
- a CDS encoding ABC transporter permease — MKTLLSNPASWRYVWPIVGLLLLLSINLIISPEFFHLEIKDGRVYGSLIDVMLRAAPVALLAIGMTLVIATGGVDLSVGSIMAIAGAVAAGLIAAGVESLPLIIGGGLLAGLIGGMINGALVGYLGIQPIVATLILMVAGRGIAQLINSGQIVTFNHDSFAFLGSGYFLGLPFPIILVIITFIAVQLLMRRTALGLYIESVGANASASHYLGINARAIKFSVYAIAGLCAALAGMIAAADIKGSDANNAGLWLELDAILAVVIGGASLMGGRFSLFLSVIGALIIQSLLVTIIMSGIPPKYNLLIKASAIIIILLLQSPRFQQQLSGLMFWRKRHG; from the coding sequence ATGAAAACACTATTATCCAATCCGGCAAGCTGGCGCTATGTGTGGCCCATTGTCGGTTTATTGTTACTGCTTTCCATCAACCTGATTATTTCGCCGGAATTTTTTCATCTGGAAATCAAAGATGGCCGCGTATACGGCAGTTTGATTGATGTGATGCTGCGTGCGGCACCGGTGGCCTTGTTGGCGATTGGTATGACGCTGGTGATAGCAACCGGTGGGGTGGATTTGTCGGTGGGCTCCATTATGGCCATTGCCGGCGCCGTTGCCGCCGGTTTAATTGCTGCCGGTGTTGAAAGTTTGCCGTTGATTATTGGTGGTGGTTTATTGGCCGGTTTGATCGGCGGTATGATTAACGGCGCGCTGGTAGGCTACCTCGGTATTCAGCCGATCGTCGCGACGCTTATTCTTATGGTGGCCGGCCGCGGTATTGCACAGCTGATCAACTCCGGACAAATTGTAACCTTTAATCACGACAGCTTTGCCTTTCTCGGCAGCGGTTATTTTCTCGGTTTGCCGTTTCCCATTATTCTGGTCATCATCACTTTTATTGCCGTGCAATTATTGATGCGTCGCACCGCGCTGGGTTTATATATTGAATCGGTGGGTGCCAACGCGTCTGCCAGTCATTACCTGGGTATCAATGCCCGTGCGATTAAATTCAGTGTTTATGCGATTGCCGGTTTATGTGCGGCGCTGGCGGGTATGATTGCCGCCGCTGATATTAAAGGTTCCGATGCCAACAACGCCGGCTTGTGGCTGGAGCTGGATGCAATTCTCGCGGTAGTGATTGGCGGTGCATCGTTGATGGGCGGGCGTTTCTCGCTATTCCTGTCGGTGATTGGCGCGCTAATTATTCAATCGCTGCTGGTGACGATTATCATGAGCGGCATTCCGCCCAAGTACAATTTGCTCATCAAAGCTTCGGCCATCATTATTATTTTGTTACTGCAATCCCCGCGCTTCCAGCAGCAGCTTTCCGGGTTAATGTTCTGGAGAAAGCGTCATGGTTAA
- a CDS encoding sugar ABC transporter ATP-binding protein, whose protein sequence is MSHSNPVLQLQGIHKKFPGVHALKGVDFSLRAGEIHALLGENGAGKSTLIKVMTGVYRRDGGSIRLDGQEIFPTNTGDAQALGISTVYQEVNLLPNLTVAQNIYLGREPKRWGFIDWATANRKAEDLLRDYELDIDVTQPLSSYSIAVQQLIAIARGVDISAKVLILDEPTASLDADEVQSLFRIMRSLRERGIGIVFVTHFLDQVYAVCDRITILRNAELVGEFEAATLTRQQLVGHMLGKELAALGQHKPAELDRQQRDIALTLDGVGKPGSLEPVHLSVAKGEVVGLAGLLGSGRTELCRLIFGVDKAQSGTITFNGKVVHLKSPKDAMLLGIGLCPEDRKHDGILGPLSIRENIMLAQQIKQGWWRYIPHAQQVAMAEKAVKDLSIATSDIEKPIEQLSGGNQQKVILGRWLAANPSLLILDEPTRGIDIGAHAEIIRLIRQLCAQGLSLVVASSELEELVAFSNKVVVLRDHRKVAELHGDDIHPQRIMQAIASA, encoded by the coding sequence ATGTCCCATTCCAATCCTGTTTTGCAATTGCAGGGCATCCACAAAAAATTCCCGGGCGTGCATGCGCTCAAAGGTGTTGATTTCAGTTTGCGCGCCGGAGAAATTCACGCGCTGCTGGGAGAAAATGGTGCCGGAAAATCCACCCTGATTAAAGTAATGACCGGTGTTTATCGTCGCGATGGCGGCAGTATTCGCCTCGACGGTCAGGAAATTTTTCCGACCAACACCGGTGATGCCCAGGCGCTGGGCATCAGCACTGTGTATCAGGAAGTTAACCTGCTGCCGAATCTGACGGTTGCGCAAAATATTTATTTGGGCCGTGAACCCAAACGCTGGGGCTTTATTGATTGGGCCACGGCCAACCGGAAAGCCGAAGACCTGTTGCGTGATTACGAGCTGGATATTGATGTCACCCAGCCGCTGTCGAGCTACTCCATCGCTGTGCAGCAGCTGATTGCAATTGCCCGTGGCGTGGACATCTCCGCTAAAGTATTAATTCTCGACGAGCCTACCGCCAGCCTGGATGCTGATGAAGTGCAATCCCTTTTTCGCATTATGCGCAGTTTGCGCGAGCGTGGTATCGGCATTGTATTTGTTACCCATTTTCTCGACCAGGTGTACGCGGTTTGCGATCGCATTACGATCTTGCGCAATGCCGAACTGGTGGGTGAATTTGAAGCCGCAACGCTGACGCGCCAGCAACTGGTCGGGCATATGCTTGGCAAGGAACTGGCAGCATTGGGCCAGCATAAACCGGCCGAATTGGATCGTCAGCAGCGCGACATTGCCTTGACGCTGGATGGCGTTGGCAAACCCGGCTCGCTGGAACCGGTTCATCTTAGCGTGGCGAAAGGCGAGGTCGTGGGGCTGGCCGGTTTGCTCGGCTCGGGTCGCACCGAATTATGCCGGTTGATTTTCGGCGTTGATAAAGCGCAAAGCGGCACCATCACCTTCAACGGCAAAGTGGTTCATTTGAAATCCCCCAAAGATGCGATGTTGCTCGGCATTGGTTTATGCCCGGAAGACCGCAAACACGATGGCATTCTTGGCCCCTTGTCGATTCGTGAAAATATTATGCTGGCGCAGCAAATCAAGCAGGGCTGGTGGCGATATATTCCCCATGCGCAGCAGGTCGCCATGGCTGAAAAAGCGGTGAAAGATTTATCGATCGCCACCTCGGATATCGAAAAACCGATTGAGCAACTCAGCGGTGGCAATCAGCAAAAAGTTATTCTCGGCCGCTGGCTGGCCGCCAATCCTTCCCTGCTTATTCTCGACGAGCCGACGCGTGGCATCGACATTGGTGCGCACGCGGAAATTATCCGTTTGATTCGCCAACTATGCGCGCAAGGCTTATCGCTGGTGGTGGCTTCTTCCGAGCTGGAAGAGTTGGTTGCTTTCAGTAATAAAGTGGTGGTGCTGCGTGATCACCGCAAAGTGGCCGAATTGCACGGCGACGATATTCATCCGCAGCGCATCATGCAAGCAATCGCTTCCGCCTGA
- a CDS encoding ABC transporter substrate-binding protein has protein sequence MKKILSTLVATTLLAGSLSAQAITVGFSQVGSESGWRTSFSESVKAEAEKRGITLKFSDAQQKQENQIKAVRSFIAQRVDAIVIAPVVETGWQPVLMEAKRARIPVVIVDRNVSVSDQSLYLTRIAPDFELEGQKAANWLVEKTEGQCNVLELQGTVGSSAAIGRMKGFNDVLKQNPGVKIVRSQTAEFTRAKGKEVMESLLKAEGGGKNVCALWSHNDEMALGAIQAIREAGLKPGEDILVVSVDAVDDALKAIADGSINVSVELSPHLGGPAFDVIEEHRKGKKEFDKWIRMGGAVYTSENAAQELAARQAK, from the coding sequence ATGAAAAAAATTCTCAGCACACTGGTTGCTACTACGTTACTGGCCGGCAGTCTCAGCGCACAGGCTATCACCGTCGGCTTTTCCCAGGTGGGTTCCGAAAGTGGCTGGCGTACCAGCTTTTCCGAATCGGTAAAAGCCGAGGCAGAAAAACGCGGCATCACCCTGAAATTTTCCGACGCGCAGCAAAAGCAGGAAAACCAGATTAAAGCGGTGCGCAGTTTTATTGCCCAGCGTGTTGATGCCATTGTGATTGCCCCGGTGGTAGAAACCGGTTGGCAGCCGGTATTGATGGAAGCCAAACGCGCTCGTATTCCGGTGGTCATTGTTGATCGCAATGTGTCGGTTTCCGACCAATCCTTATACCTCACCCGCATCGCGCCCGACTTTGAACTGGAAGGTCAAAAAGCCGCTAACTGGCTGGTCGAAAAAACCGAAGGGCAGTGCAATGTCCTGGAGTTGCAGGGCACCGTAGGTTCCAGCGCCGCGATTGGCCGTATGAAAGGCTTTAACGATGTACTGAAACAAAACCCCGGCGTAAAAATTGTGCGCAGCCAGACCGCTGAATTCACCCGTGCCAAAGGCAAGGAAGTGATGGAAAGTTTGTTGAAAGCCGAAGGCGGTGGCAAAAATGTGTGTGCACTCTGGTCGCACAACGATGAAATGGCGCTCGGTGCTATTCAGGCCATTCGCGAAGCCGGTTTAAAACCCGGGGAAGATATTCTGGTGGTTTCTGTCGATGCGGTAGACGATGCCTTGAAAGCCATTGCCGATGGCAGCATCAACGTATCCGTTGAATTAAGTCCGCACCTTGGTGGCCCGGCGTTTGACGTGATTGAAGAACACCGCAAGGGTAAAAAAGAATTTGATAAATGGATTCGTATGGGTGGTGCGGTTTACACCAGCGAAAACGCTGCGCAGGAATTGGCTGCCCGTCAGGCCAAATAA